CTTATTTGTAATAATTGTATGGGTTGGGTTGCAATCTCTGCTCCCTCCCGTTAGTTAAGTCGTTTTCTCTTCTCGTGTTTCGTGATGTATTAGGGCGTTCACGCCTCATCTCGTGATGTGCTCGTTGTTCATATATCAATAAAATtaccttgcctttaaaaaaaaaaaaaaaaaatttaaacatttttttttttttttttaaataaccctTAACCTTATTTAATTGTGGGTTAAATTTGTTCAAACATTTTCCCGCTAATATAAAACCTTTTTAGCGCCCTTTAAAGTCAAAATCCCACATTTCTTAAAAACAAATTATAGTAGTTCAAAAACAAAACCTAAATCATCAATGGCTCGAAAGAAACCCATgtcttcctcctcatcttcttccCCAATCACAATAGGTATATTAAATTAATCAactttatcaattcgtaataaaaCCCATTTCAATTTTTACATATTTTCATATCTTTTCGTtgtttatatcatcatcatcatcatcatcatcatcatcatcaggaaATTGTAATGTGGTTGTTGAAGCAAGCAAATACACTGCTGATACTAATCAAAACACTCTTCAGATATCCTTCTCCAGAAACGCTAAAATCACAATATCTGGTATTATGAAATAATTTTAAATCAAGTAATTTCATTTTAGGTTTATAAATGATAACCCCCTTTATAATTTGCATTGTATTTGGTAGTTGTGGATGATAGTGCAAAGCAGAATGATTTTTCTTCAGAAAATGGTAATATATCACATTTAAATTGTACTACTAATGTGTATTGCTTTATACAAAGACTAGCTGTTTTCTTAAATATCAAAATTAATTAGaaaattaagaaaattatgattctATTCACTATAAATAAACTGTAGAATCACAAGAAACTGTAGaaagacatttttttttttttgagcttgACTTGTGTTTCAAATAATGGAATTGTTATAATTCATAAGGACATTTCTAAATGGAACAAAATGTTAAGTAACTTTAGTTATTTATATTGGTTTTTGGCTTGTAATGGTCATCTTTATTTATCGTTACTATGTAATGTAATGGTGATGTTACTCATTCGTAATTTCGCAACATTTTTCAGAAAGTTATGGCTTCGTGCTTGTTAACTCCAAGGATTCTGAAGCTAAGTCCAAGTCTATACTTCAAGTAACTAATCTATTTCTCTTTATGCACACACATTGCAAACACAAGGCGTcaatgtatgtatatatttttctATACATAGGAATGAGTTCACTTAAGACAGCTAAAAAGCTTTAGAACTAGGTAAGGTAACCAATTTGGGCCCAAAAATAAAAATATGGATGATTTCATCTCTATAGTGTAACCCTTTTGGCTGCCTGAAATGAACTTCCTTTCTATATAGGAATAGGATATATTATTGTCACTGTATTTTTGGTAATTAGGTACTCATGTATCAGCATTGTTTGTTTGTTCTGTAGAAAATATTAACCTTGTACACGAACGAACTTCCTTCAATGAACTATGCTGCAAATACTGGGAAGAAGTCAACGTTCCTTGAAAGATGTGTATCTAATGGGTAAAGTTTCTGTTTTTATGATTGTTTTTCGAAGGTTTTACACAAGCTTGACAATACTATCACAGTagttccacaaattcaactagcgtACTGAAAGTTTATATTGTCAAACCGTTCGTTGTATATGCAGGAAGTATAGCACACTAGTTTTAAAATCCAAGTCTGAAGAAAGCCCTGATGAGGTAGGTTATATTTTTTGCCCTCAACTTTATATATGTCTGGGTTGAAACAACGCAACTGACTGGACTTGAATAAGCCGGCTGAATAGCTATATAACTAAGCATCGATACAATAATTTTATGCACCACACATGTTTTCAAATACAAAATTGTAAACTAGAAGTTGTGTATTATAAGGGAGGTGTTCTAGCTTCTTTCTGTTAGTTTTATGTTAGCCTGGAAAACggtcgggttgggtcgagacccaaaTGGGTTTGGATCAAAACGggtcatgggtcaaatgggtcttaaTATTCAAACGGGTTGAACGGGTCGGGCACAAACTGGTTGGGTCGTGTCTAGACCATTTTTCCTTATAAAAATTTTTCTTAAgaaaagtttatttatttattttttttcatttttttacgTCTTTTAACAAAAGTTTACGTTTTTAAAAAAGatcatttttaaattttatttgttttaattattgtttttaactttttaatttttctaagttttaaatttttatttttttttattttttcgtatAATGGGTTGGAAATGGGTTTCAACTGGGTCTAGATGGACCTTCTAACATATTGAAAGACTATAGATGGGTCCATATTGAACCCATTGTTGGGTGCATAGAAGATCAAAACGAATGAGCTGAAGTTATCGTGTTCGGGTGATGTTTATCGTGTTCAGGTGATGTTTATCGTGTTCCAGTGATGTTTGTCGCAAAACGCGACAAGACTGGAAAGTGATAAAATGCACTGAAACGAGATAAATATGGCAGAAGTGGGTGGCAGAAGTTGTCACGTTCTGAACCACTTTGTCACGTTTTGATGCAgtttgtcgcggaacgcgacaaagTGTCGCGAAACACGACATTGTGCGTAGCCAGCAAGTTATTCgatttgtttcctaattttgattagcactataaatatacctaTTGTAATCTTTAACCTAGTGCACGAAAAATATAGAAAaagatctctggtttgcgcccttggagtaaacccttctccgtgtttggagttgggatataaccgcgTTAAATCCCTGTATCGTTTATGTTTTATTTATCGTATCGCTTATTCGTTTGTTGTATGTGGGTTATGTGATTATTGTAAATCACATGTTCTTGTTAGGGTCCACTACCGAATTCCTAACACCCATTCCCTTTGCTTTCTCGAGACCCAATGGACCCAATATTTGGTGTATGGGTCTTGATTGCCAGGTATTGTTAGGAATGTCAATGGATcgaatatggatcgggtgaggccgtatccatatccatatccatctaGTTtttgatcatccatatccatatccatatccgtttaatttcagttcatccatccacatccatatccaatggattaagcgggttaatggatatccattagatattcaaaaaatgttataatatttctCAATATGTGATTAAAATaacacgtaatataacaaaaatatatacaATGTGGCATAATTAAAATCTATCCATAATAACGAGTGAtatttgtcgaagatataacacaATTTGTTAAACTTACAATCAAACATAGActatgacaaattaaatgtgtaatttttatgtatatttgattatatacacGTATTTTATTGTTATATTTCATGGTTAATTCATTATATAATTTCAAGAAACATATAAGTGTAATTGTAAATGCATTTAAAATACTAAATATGtttgcatatatctatatttaagtatttatatgtatttcgggtgtattcggatatatccatggatgaaaatttttcatccatatccatatccgtatccatttaggttaatccatatccgtatccatatccattaatatcatccatatccattatgtatcgggtggatcggatggatatctattggatcgggtgaccattgccatccctaggtATTGTATGTGTATACTTATCTTTAGCAACCCTGCTTTTGCTGTTTCTATTCCCCTCTGCAGGTACTCGCTGCAATAAGTTTTCAGATAATCCAGGCTGATACTCAATATGCTGAGGTTCCACTTGCTGCTGTCAGTTCAGTTTACCAACATAAGGTTTTTTCCTCATTCATGTTTTTTTTATTGCTAAAACAAATGGTGCTTTTTTCCTTTCTTATTTTGATTTGATAGAGAATTATTTGTCAAGACAATGTTTATTATGGAAATTTGTTCTAAGACATTTTCTAAAAAGTTAGATCATTAAAAAGTAGGGCTTCATATCAAACATACAGGGTATTGGCCACCTAACATATTTGGAAATGAGGAGAAGATTGCAGAGTGTTGGTGTACACTCTATATTTTGCTGGGCTGATGTCGAATCTGAAGGTTTTTGGCTGAAGCAGGTAATCATGAAAACCTGTTTTTAAATTTTTATGTTAAATCAACAAGCCAGTAAGTTCACTATTATGGATGGTCACTTGTTGAGTATATATTAGTTGATTTTTTTTTCTGGCAAGTCACGCTTCAATTACTGTACTACGATTTCGTTATTTAGATTGTTTTAATGCAAAATGGCAGGGTTTTGTATCAGTTGGAAAAGTAGACACCAAGGGCAAAGCTCGAAGGCTACCAGTTAGGGCAGATATTAGGAAAGCTTTATGCTTTCCTGGCGGTTCGACACTAATGGTTGCTCATCTTCAAAACGAATGTGCAGATAACTCTGCAGAGTCATTAAAGCTGTTATCTTCTCTTTTAAAACCTATTCACAAGTCATCGATTGTTTCTATGATTAACAGTCCACGCTCTGGAGATGACAAAGTGTTGAATAATAACCACACATTGGACGGTAAGCCAAAACTTGTTACATAAATCTTATATATCAAGTCCATTTTATGCAATCATTTTCAGTACATTTTTGActgttacaattttttttttttttttaatagggTGTCAGGACCTTGTTTGTTTGGACAGTGTGGAATGCATGAATACAGAAAAAAGTGATGCTAATATATGTTCATGTTCTTCGTTGGGTGCAAGGAAGAGAACTTGGGAAGCCTCAAAAACGTCACTAAAGTCAAAGAAAGTCAAAGGAGGTCATCTGATTGTTTGTCAATCAGATAATGGTTGTCTTTCAACAAGTAATAAAACTAGTCAATGTTCTAAGGACGAACATTTGGAAAATTTTACACCTACAGTTGGAGCTCCTTTAAGTGTCAGTTATGATGACAATGCGCAAGAAAGAAACTGCTATAGAATCATGTTAATGAACATTGCAGATGATGCTAAAAAATCAAATCTTACCAGGGTATTATAACTTATTTCTTTATAATACTCTTAATTGCTTTCTTTAATGTTCATGTTAATTAATGACAGATAATCAAGGATCTTGGTGGGTCTGTTACATCTGATGGACGAGAAAGCACACATGTTGTCACTGGAAAAGTTAGAAAGACGTTGAATTTTTGTACAGCTCTTTGTTCAGGGTCAGTTCTGCTTAAACCATCGTAACAACATAAATTATCAAGAAATGTACTTTTCTTGTCCACCCAACATGTTTTTTAACATTGAAGATAAATCATGTATACAGAGCTTGGGTTATTTCACCTGCTTGGCTAAAAGAAAGCTTTAGAAAAGGCCGGTTCGTAGGTGAGTTGTGAGGCTTTTGGTGATCTCCCCCTTTTTTTTTTGGTGGGTTGTGACAGTTATTGCTGTTCTCTTAATATGCAGATGAAATGCCCTACATTTTGAAAGATGTCGAGTATGAGTCGAAGTACAGGGCTGACTTAAAGGATACAGTACTTAAAGCAAGAACAAATCCCGGAGGCCTTCTCAAAGGGTTCGAAGTGTGCGTTGCTACTCATGTGCAGCCTCCTATCAATACTCTATCTGCCATTGTGAGGTCTGCTGGTGGAAATGTATGTTAACTATTTTCCTTTTTCTTATTTCATTTATTTATTCTCATTCATGGTTGCAATAATTTAATAAAATTGAATGTTGGTGTGGCTAACATTGCGTTGGTTTTCTTGTATGGTGTGAATTCAGGTTATTCACAATCTACATAAAGTGAAGGATTCGTCGAAAGTTATATTTGTGGCAAGTGAAGACAACATGGATGAACCACTGTTAGCTATAAAGAAAGGCATACCAACATTTAGTAATGAGTGGTTCATGAATTGTGTTATGAAGCAAGATCTAGACTTGGATGCATCTCAGTTTGCTGAATCCTTATAACTCAACTTGAAGCATCAGTATAAGATTATGCATTTTCTCTGCTTATAAGTTCAAGATAACACATTTCCACTTGTATAAAGTTTTCCAATTCTTTTTGTCATAAATCTCCATAATGGAATTAGCATTTTAAGGCCATAAAATTTATTGTTCAGTTTTTTGGGGATTGCTTATTTGTAAGTGCTATTCAGCTTAAAAAGACATCATAAAATGCCTAATGGTTTGTGTCTTGATATCTCCACGTGAAATTTAAAATGGCTTGTAGCAATTCTAATGATTTGTCTCGGGGATGAGATGTAAAATATGTCTTTATCGTCTAAAGAGGGGTGAGCTTTCTCAATATACGTTGCTCTTCTTTTATCATGTCtggtttcttatttttatttattaaattttgtACGTAGACAGTTAGTTGCTCTAAGTAGTTTTTTAGTTGAAAAAAGAACCACACGATGACCCTATCCTACATGTTCAAACTTCATTAACAAGACATTTGTGTTGGTCCCGCCAAAGCTCGTGAAAACCTAGGTTCGTTGGTCTTCCATTCATCATACCGGAGGAAATAGTCGAAACAAAATGTTTTAAAAACTTATAATGGAAGTAAATGAGCCAGTAGTTTGCGCAAAATGTGTTTATAATTATATCGGTAGTGATATAACGAGAATGCTCATACGAACACAAGAACATGTACGAAATATGAGAATTTTCACTTTGAAGAAGTTCTAGTCGTGCTACCCGATGACTTACAAGACTAGtaaaagaaaaatttatttcaacaAATTTTACCAATGAAGATTCTCTTATGTAATACTTGTCTAATATTGCTTTTGTTACATATAGAGaagataaaaaaaatgttaatatgttattTGAATATTGATTGATTGAAGATAAGAGTTttaattatttaaacttaaaatataatgataaaaatataagtatatacTAAGTTTTTTTAGAAATAGTAAATATTGAATTCCGATTGTTCAACCGTGTTTTAATTTGAAACTAGTAAATGAAAGGCCCGCTTCGCTGGACCACGTTGTTGCATGCGGAATGATTATCAATTATCGTTTTCCAAAATATACTACGTAATACAATTGATTAAAATGCTTGCACAAATAAATAATTGTTAACAAAAGTACTCGTAAATAATAATCGGCATGAACAACCTATTTATGTGCGATAACAACATCTAGTACGGTTATAATTTAAGAAAATATCcaaacatatataattaataaattaaaaaattataaattataaatgttAAAAGAAAAATTTAGAAATTAAACACTCAAAAAAATAAGTTGAAAAAAACCCCTTATGCGGTATTCATGTGTGATACATGAATTGGTATTGATAAtatgtactccctccgtcccatattgatAGTTCATCTTTTTCTTTTGGATTGTctaaaattaatagtccacttccataaataagtAAGAATAATTGGTTAGTATATTTTTATACCCTTACCTTATTTAAGTAAGACAAAaatataagtaaaaagtaaagggtAAAGTTACATAGTAAACAGAAAAGTACATATGACAGTTATTTTTTTTAAACAGTGTGTTTTTTGACTGTGGAATAATAATgtgagacggagggagtactacattaaaattaaaaatatgtaTTAACATTGGGTCATACACGAAGTTTAGACTAACCAATCAAATTGTAAGAAAAGTAAAATAATTAGTATATAAAATGTAATAAATTAAGTGTGTATTGAAGTATTTATCGAATATACAAAAATCATACGGAGTACAATTTAACCTTGTTTATTTATTTTATGTGATTTTAATCATAATTTGGTGCAACTTGAAATAAAACTCATGGTTACACACTTTTGGCATAAAATTGTATGTTGTTTAAAAAGAAATAATGAAACAAAAAGTAGAAGTCATATTATAGTTGTTTAACAAAGTAAgtttattttttaatttaattacTAATATGTCATCAAGAGTTTTGACCGATTATCTGgcttaaaaattacatcaattaatatatattagttgaaggacccgtgatttcacgggtgtgTTAAAGAAAAATGTTGAATGATTATATTATAGTTGACAAATGTCAAAATGCACTATGTCTGAAATATCAAAGCGTAAAAGAAGGTAAATAAAGTTATGACATAATAGGTACAACCATCACAAATATAATAAGTGCAACACCTCTTGTCCAGCCACCGTCACTTCTTTTTTCTTTTGTTCCTTACTGACACTTTTATTCATTGAGGATATTTGTACATACCGCAGCTTCCAAAGCATCATTAAAGTCTACCTGTCAAATGAAGAAAATAAAAATCATCTCAGTGTGTACATTAATCACATTAGATAACCAAAAAACTGAGAAGCAGCCAAATTACATTAGCTATTTGAATCTGAAACAAAAACCACCATCCCAAAACATAATAGTTGATCAATTTTGAAAACATAGTAGTTGATCAATTTCAATAGGCAACACAATTGTAAAAATCTCTATTTTATAAGTATGGTAATCTGATCAAATGTACCTGGTTAAAACTTATTTAAGTTTCGA
The window above is part of the Rutidosis leptorrhynchoides isolate AG116_Rl617_1_P2 chromosome 1, CSIRO_AGI_Rlap_v1, whole genome shotgun sequence genome. Proteins encoded here:
- the LOC139841975 gene encoding uncharacterized protein, whose product is MRWVSSRLKKHPLKYELAPPVRYLKKLKEIQSYPGNRGYENGYWTQIYLSLQKVDVRVSSNLGIGFRRKEKWGNTDSERESISIVFDAPYAMMALNRSTTRLSLVVLLKIFGAVFSNGGIMEYSQESYGFVLVNSKDSEAKSKSILQKILTLYTNELPSMNYAANTGKKSTFLERCVSNGKYSTLVLKSKSEESPDEVLAAISFQIIQADTQYAEVPLAAVSSVYQHKGIGHLTYLEMRRRLQSVGVHSIFCWADVESEGFWLKQGFVSVGKVDTKGKARRLPVRADIRKALCFPGGSTLMVAHLQNECADNSAESLKLLSSLLKPIHKSSIVSMINSPRSGDDKVLNNNHTLDGCQDLVCLDSVECMNTEKSDANICSCSSLGARKRTWEASKTSLKSKKVKGGHLIVCQSDNGCLSTSNKTSQCSKDEHLENFTPTVGAPLSVSYDDNAQERNCYRIMLMNIADDAKKSNLTRIIKDLGGSVTSDGRESTHVVTGKVRKTLNFCTALCSGAWVISPAWLKESFRKGRFVDEMPYILKDVEYESKYRADLKDTVLKARTNPGGLLKGFEVCVATHVQPPINTLSAIVRSAGGNVIHNLHKVKDSSKVIFVASEDNMDEPLLAIKKGIPTFSNEWFMNCVMKQDLDLDASQFAESL